A genomic segment from Haloarcula limicola encodes:
- the fdhF gene encoding formate dehydrogenase subunit alpha: MTDDETPDTEKEGVAGFMARAREQAQSQAEDAVDEHVKPRAKDAVNEHVVRPFEHAVSDFAGNAMSEGRLFSVADAVSDYQLNEINVTDTTCEFCAVGCRFDVYSKDGEILGTRPNPDKAPINGISTCVKGKFSHSYVNSDDRLTQPLVKEDGEFREASWDEALSRVAEGLDEIREEDGPNALSFVASSKATNEDNYVMQRFAREVIGTNNIDNCNRLCHSSTVSGLSSTFGFGAASVGMEALEETDCYLLTGSNTTEAHPVLATRIKQNVKDNDADLFVFDPRKVQIAEYADQYSRVEPGYDTTWLNGLTRYIIENDLHDEEFIEERTTGFEQIEETVQKFTPEFVEEKAGVPPEEIANAAETIANADSCVFGWTLGLTEHSHGTENIYAIANLALVTGHIGNPKSGVSPFRGQNNVQGGGGDMGPLPNNFPGYQPVADEENRQKFADAYDMDVEDMPDEEGYRLTDMFLAVGEDDLRGMFIQGENPVTSEPNSGHAKKALEELDFLAVQDIFLTETAEYADVVLPATSSMESNGTYASSTRHVQLVKRVIDPVGNAKPDWQITKELAAEFGYEWEYDHPSDIMDEVNDLVPIYGGVTHERLENLDDGDGLQWPVWDEDHPGTPYTYEDEFQTPSGLAHMHVCDTVDPSETPDDDYPLVMTSGRVLYQYHTGTMTFREEGDMSYNDRSFVEIHPDTAAEYGVSQDDMLRITSRHGETTAMAQLTTRPSEGEIFIPMHYLEGGANNLTKEEPLDGPARTPEYKVTDVQIALAADADTDADGSVVRVSNPDTADETDADAPSDD, from the coding sequence ATGACGGACGACGAGACGCCAGACACGGAGAAAGAGGGCGTCGCGGGCTTCATGGCCCGCGCGCGCGAACAGGCGCAGTCACAGGCGGAGGACGCCGTCGACGAACACGTGAAACCGCGGGCGAAAGACGCCGTCAACGAGCACGTCGTCCGGCCGTTCGAACACGCGGTCTCCGACTTCGCGGGCAACGCGATGTCGGAGGGCCGCCTCTTTTCGGTCGCGGACGCGGTCAGCGACTACCAGCTCAACGAGATCAACGTCACGGACACCACCTGCGAGTTCTGCGCCGTCGGCTGCCGGTTCGACGTCTACTCGAAGGACGGCGAGATACTCGGGACGCGGCCGAACCCCGACAAAGCGCCGATCAACGGCATCTCGACCTGCGTGAAGGGGAAGTTCAGTCACAGCTACGTCAACAGCGACGACCGGCTGACCCAGCCGCTCGTGAAAGAGGACGGCGAGTTCCGCGAGGCGTCGTGGGACGAGGCGCTCTCGCGGGTCGCCGAGGGACTCGACGAGATCCGCGAGGAGGACGGGCCGAACGCGCTGAGCTTCGTCGCGTCCTCGAAGGCGACCAACGAGGACAACTACGTGATGCAGCGGTTCGCCCGCGAGGTCATCGGGACGAACAACATCGACAACTGCAACCGCCTCTGTCACTCCTCGACGGTGTCGGGCCTCTCCAGCACGTTCGGGTTCGGGGCCGCGTCGGTCGGCATGGAGGCGCTTGAAGAGACGGACTGCTACCTGCTCACCGGGTCGAACACGACAGAGGCCCACCCGGTGCTGGCGACGCGAATCAAGCAGAACGTCAAGGACAACGACGCGGATCTGTTCGTCTTCGACCCGCGGAAGGTCCAGATCGCCGAGTACGCCGACCAGTACTCCCGCGTCGAACCGGGCTACGACACGACGTGGCTCAACGGCCTGACCCGCTACATCATCGAGAACGACCTTCACGACGAGGAGTTCATCGAGGAGCGGACCACCGGCTTCGAGCAGATCGAGGAGACCGTCCAGAAGTTCACGCCGGAGTTCGTCGAGGAGAAGGCGGGCGTCCCGCCCGAGGAGATCGCAAACGCCGCCGAGACCATCGCGAACGCCGACTCCTGCGTCTTCGGCTGGACGCTCGGCCTGACCGAGCACTCCCACGGGACGGAGAACATCTACGCGATCGCGAACCTCGCGCTCGTGACCGGCCACATCGGGAACCCCAAGTCCGGCGTCTCGCCGTTCCGCGGGCAGAACAACGTCCAGGGCGGCGGCGGGGACATGGGCCCGCTCCCGAACAACTTCCCCGGCTACCAACCGGTCGCCGACGAGGAGAACCGGCAGAAGTTCGCCGACGCCTACGACATGGACGTCGAGGACATGCCCGACGAGGAGGGGTACCGCCTCACGGACATGTTCCTCGCCGTCGGCGAGGACGACCTCCGCGGGATGTTCATCCAGGGCGAGAACCCAGTCACCTCGGAGCCCAACAGCGGACACGCGAAGAAGGCCCTCGAAGAACTCGATTTCCTCGCCGTGCAGGACATCTTCCTGACCGAGACCGCGGAGTACGCCGACGTGGTGTTGCCGGCCACCTCGTCGATGGAATCCAACGGCACGTACGCGTCGTCGACGCGCCACGTCCAGCTAGTGAAGCGGGTCATCGACCCGGTCGGGAACGCGAAACCCGACTGGCAGATAACGAAGGAGCTCGCCGCCGAGTTCGGCTACGAGTGGGAGTACGACCATCCGAGCGACATCATGGACGAGGTCAACGACCTCGTGCCGATATACGGCGGTGTCACTCACGAGCGACTGGAGAACTTAGACGACGGCGACGGGCTCCAGTGGCCCGTCTGGGACGAGGACCACCCCGGGACGCCGTACACCTACGAGGACGAGTTCCAGACGCCGTCCGGATTGGCCCACATGCACGTCTGTGACACGGTCGATCCCTCGGAGACGCCCGACGACGACTACCCGCTCGTGATGACCTCCGGCCGGGTGCTCTATCAGTACCACACCGGGACGATGACGTTCCGGGAGGAGGGCGACATGTCCTACAACGACAGGAGTTTCGTCGAGATCCACCCCGACACCGCCGCGGAGTACGGCGTCTCGCAGGACGACATGCTCCGGATCACGTCCCGCCACGGCGAGACGACGGCGATGGCGCAGCTCACGACGCGCCCGAGCGAGGGCGAGATCTTCATCCCGATGCACTACCTCGAGGGCGGCGCGAACAACCTGACGAAGGAGGAACCGCTCGACGGCCCGGCGCGGACGCCCGAGTACAAGGTCACGGACGTGCAGATCGCGCTCGCCGCCGACGCGGACACGGACGCGGACGGCTCCGTCGTCCGCGTCTCGAACCCCGACACCGCGGACGAGACGGACGCGGACGCACCGTCGGACGACTGA
- a CDS encoding AIR synthase family protein, giving the protein MSDLGKIDRETFEEVIYPQLGAHRDDVAVGPRHGVDFGVLNLGDQAVVIATDPVSLLPDLGLERAGRLALEIVLTDVAVSGVAPTHLAINLTLPPSWSDEELARAWTGLASHAERLGVSVVSGHTARYPGIESSWVGGATVLGIGDRDEIVRPDGASVGDEVVVTTGPAAEITGLLATLFPEQLGLSPETVATAQERVEDIAAVADARAAFEAGGVTAMHDATEGGVAGGLVEMARGADARFEVDTEAVPIADGVEAVCEAVEVDPWTVTSAGTLLLAVEPGRGAAVAEAVSDRGTPAAVVGNVTSGEGVYADGDRIAAPESDPSWDVFARFS; this is encoded by the coding sequence ATGAGCGATCTGGGGAAAATCGACCGCGAGACGTTCGAGGAGGTAATCTACCCCCAATTAGGTGCACACCGGGACGACGTGGCCGTCGGGCCGCGACACGGCGTCGACTTCGGCGTCCTCAACCTCGGGGATCAAGCGGTCGTGATCGCCACCGACCCCGTCTCGCTGCTACCGGATCTCGGTCTCGAACGCGCGGGGAGACTCGCCCTGGAGATAGTGCTGACCGACGTCGCCGTCTCGGGCGTCGCGCCGACGCATCTGGCGATAAATCTGACGCTCCCGCCGTCGTGGAGCGACGAGGAATTGGCGCGAGCGTGGACCGGGCTCGCCTCGCACGCCGAGCGCCTCGGCGTGAGCGTCGTCTCCGGCCACACGGCGCGCTACCCCGGCATCGAGAGCTCGTGGGTCGGGGGGGCCACCGTCCTCGGTATCGGCGACCGCGACGAGATCGTCCGGCCGGACGGAGCGAGCGTCGGCGACGAAGTCGTCGTGACGACCGGTCCCGCCGCGGAGATCACGGGCCTGCTCGCGACGCTGTTTCCCGAGCAGCTGGGGCTCTCACCCGAGACCGTCGCGACGGCGCAGGAACGCGTCGAGGATATCGCGGCCGTCGCGGACGCCCGCGCGGCCTTCGAGGCGGGCGGCGTCACCGCGATGCACGACGCGACGGAGGGCGGCGTCGCCGGCGGACTCGTCGAGATGGCGCGCGGGGCGGACGCGCGCTTCGAGGTCGATACCGAGGCGGTCCCGATCGCGGACGGCGTCGAGGCGGTGTGCGAGGCGGTCGAGGTGGACCCGTGGACCGTGACGAGCGCGGGCACGCTGTTGCTCGCCGTCGAACCGGGCCGCGGGGCCGCCGTCGCCGAGGCGGTCAGCGACCGCGGGACGCCCGCCGCCGTCGTCGGGAACGTCACGTCGGGAGAGGGCGTCTACGCTGACGGCGACCGAATCGCTGCTCCCGAGAGCGACCCCTCGTGGGACGTCTTCGCTCGGTTCTCCTGA
- a CDS encoding NADH-ubiquinone oxidoreductase-F iron-sulfur binding region domain-containing protein, whose protein sequence is MLEAARDADASVATAAVGSTGHVGLEPLVTATLDGETAFFSECSPGRARSVTEALDGGTLPSEDAVAVVEHEPGAATLPVPDEGPLAVGERGVLGSCGWAVPGSIEDYRAGAGSLPTDLELADALSRLRESGLRGRGRGDASADAPVADEWTTASEAAGDPVVVVNANEADDRAAGDDLLLEGAPLSVLDPALTAAEALGASDVVAYLSEDADLARERVRAAADALVEARDPEASLRVVVGPDEYKAGEPTMALEAIEGNHRLEARRRPPGPSEYGLNGRPTLVHTPRTLAQVGRVLAGVDPGGVPADPGTRLFTVAGDVAAPATVELSTGATLSDALPAVEPEGSRKAACVGGVFGGVTRSLDVPASAPGLESARLGTNGAVELVGESTCMVALAGERAKFAREENCGRCGPCREGSKQLVDLLRDVYDGEFADGMLRELGRTMRETSLCGFGSDAARPVTTTIDVFETEFHAHADGRCPSGTCTKL, encoded by the coding sequence GTGCTCGAGGCGGCGCGGGACGCCGACGCGTCGGTCGCGACGGCGGCCGTCGGGTCGACCGGGCACGTCGGACTGGAGCCGCTCGTTACGGCGACGCTCGACGGCGAAACGGCGTTCTTCTCCGAGTGTTCGCCGGGGCGAGCGCGCTCCGTGACCGAGGCACTCGACGGCGGGACGCTTCCGTCCGAGGACGCGGTGGCAGTAGTCGAACACGAACCGGGGGCCGCGACACTGCCCGTCCCGGACGAAGGGCCGCTGGCCGTCGGTGAACGCGGGGTGCTCGGCTCGTGTGGCTGGGCGGTCCCCGGAAGTATCGAGGACTACCGCGCGGGAGCGGGCTCGCTCCCGACGGACCTCGAACTCGCCGACGCGCTGTCGCGGCTCCGCGAGAGCGGCCTCCGCGGCCGCGGCCGCGGCGACGCGAGCGCCGACGCGCCGGTCGCCGACGAGTGGACGACCGCGAGCGAGGCCGCTGGAGACCCGGTCGTCGTCGTCAACGCGAACGAGGCCGACGACCGCGCCGCCGGCGACGACCTCCTGCTCGAAGGCGCGCCGCTCTCGGTGCTCGACCCGGCGCTGACCGCGGCGGAGGCACTCGGCGCGTCCGACGTCGTGGCCTACCTCTCGGAGGACGCGGACCTCGCCCGCGAGCGAGTGCGGGCGGCCGCCGACGCGCTGGTCGAAGCCCGCGACCCCGAGGCCTCGCTCCGCGTCGTCGTCGGCCCGGACGAGTACAAGGCGGGCGAACCGACGATGGCGCTCGAGGCGATCGAGGGCAACCATCGACTCGAGGCCCGGCGGCGGCCGCCCGGCCCGAGCGAGTACGGGCTGAACGGCCGACCGACGCTCGTTCACACGCCGCGGACGCTCGCACAGGTCGGGCGCGTCCTCGCCGGAGTGGACCCCGGCGGCGTGCCGGCCGACCCCGGGACGCGCCTGTTCACCGTCGCCGGCGACGTCGCCGCGCCCGCGACGGTCGAGCTCTCGACCGGGGCGACGCTTTCGGACGCCCTGCCGGCGGTCGAGCCCGAAGGGTCCCGGAAGGCCGCCTGCGTCGGGGGCGTCTTCGGCGGCGTGACCCGCTCGCTGGACGTGCCCGCGAGCGCGCCCGGACTGGAGAGCGCGCGCCTCGGGACCAACGGTGCGGTCGAATTAGTCGGGGAGTCGACCTGCATGGTCGCGCTCGCCGGCGAGCGAGCGAAGTTCGCCCGCGAGGAGAACTGCGGGCGCTGCGGTCCCTGCCGGGAGGGGTCGAAACAGCTCGTGGACCTCCTCCGGGACGTCTACGACGGCGAGTTCGCGGACGGGATGCTCCGCGAGCTCGGCCGCACCATGCGCGAGACCAGCCTCTGCGGGTTCGGGAGCGACGCCGCGCGACCGGTGACGACGACTATCGACGTTTTCGAAACCGAATTTCACGCCCACGCCGACGGCCGCTGTCCGAGCGGGACGTGTACGAAACTATGA
- a CDS encoding 2Fe-2S iron-sulfur cluster-binding protein, whose translation MSTDPIWEDTTTGADVPLTEDIAPGTANDPPAGSTEAATLTVDGQTVEASVGSTLLDACEAVETDGDVLALCSYDDEEQIGPRSECRTCMVETEEHGVVPSCSFPVEDDMTVSTDTESASEARDVNLDLILSNHNLLCTTCGANGRCDLQDVAIENDVEEPRYGVLHDRSQLEPIDDSSPFIQIDRNKCILCNRCVEACNDVQVEGVLRMEESGGETRIGFQNDADTMMDSTCVSCGHCATVCPTGALVEQGLVDATTLPVPGFTHKNSAEGIVGEDYERQRTQMTPMKREGDTRNEPRVSRPEPAATAEDDWL comes from the coding sequence ATGAGTACTGACCCGATTTGGGAGGACACCACGACCGGAGCCGACGTCCCGTTGACAGAAGACATCGCGCCGGGGACGGCGAACGACCCGCCCGCGGGTTCGACGGAGGCCGCGACGCTGACCGTCGACGGCCAGACCGTCGAAGCCAGCGTGGGCTCGACGCTGCTCGACGCCTGCGAGGCCGTCGAGACGGACGGCGACGTGCTCGCGCTCTGTTCGTACGACGACGAGGAGCAGATCGGCCCGCGCAGCGAGTGCCGGACCTGCATGGTCGAGACGGAGGAACACGGGGTCGTCCCCTCCTGTAGCTTCCCCGTCGAGGACGACATGACCGTCTCGACGGACACCGAGTCGGCCAGCGAGGCCCGGGACGTGAATCTCGACCTCATCCTCTCGAACCACAACCTGCTGTGTACGACCTGCGGGGCCAACGGCCGCTGTGACTTGCAGGACGTGGCCATCGAGAACGACGTCGAGGAGCCGCGCTACGGGGTGCTTCACGACCGGAGCCAGCTGGAACCGATAGACGACTCCTCGCCGTTCATCCAGATCGACCGGAACAAGTGCATCCTCTGTAACCGCTGCGTCGAGGCCTGCAACGACGTCCAGGTCGAGGGCGTCCTCCGGATGGAGGAGTCCGGCGGCGAGACCCGCATCGGCTTCCAGAACGACGCCGACACGATGATGGACTCGACCTGCGTCTCCTGTGGCCACTGCGCGACTGTCTGTCCGACCGGCGCGCTCGTCGAGCAGGGACTGGTGGACGCGACGACGCTGCCCGTGCCCGGCTTCACGCACAAGAACTCCGCCGAGGGCATCGTCGGCGAGGACTACGAGCGTCAACGGACTCAGATGACGCCGATGAAGCGGGAGGGCGACACCCGAAACGAGCCGCGAGTGTCGCGGCCGGAACCTGCGGCCACCGCGGAGGACGACTGGCTATGA